The following are encoded in a window of Mycobacterium sp. ELW1 genomic DNA:
- the infB gene encoding translation initiation factor IF-2, with product MAGKARVHELAKELGVTSKEVLARLSDQGEFVKSASSTVEAPVARRLRESFGGGKPDKAPAKAAPASAAGNGAPAPKPAPVSDSAVATAPPATPAPKPAAPAPAPAPAAPTPAPPAPAAPAAPAASAAPAAPAAPAPSSPGPTPGPRPGPAAPKPGMPRPPRVGNNPFSSAQPVERPAPRPQGPRPGPGAGGPRPGAPRPGGATPGNMPPRPPGARPGAPGRPGAPRPGGGPRPGGGPGGGGRPGGGGGGNYRTGGPGGAGGAGGGAAAGGFRGRPGGGGPGGGGGRPGQRGGAAGAFGRPGGAPRRGRKSKRAKRAEYESMQAPVVGGVRLPHGNGETIRLARGASLSDFAEKIDANPAALVQALFNLGEMVTATQSVGDETLELLGGEMNYVVQVVSPEDEDRELLESFDLTYGEDEGDEGDLEVRPPVVTVMGHVDHGKTRLLDTIRKASVREGEAGGITQHIGAYQVTVEHDGVVRPITFIDTPGHEAFTAMRARGAKATDIAILVVAADDGVMPQTVEAINHAQAADVPIVVAVNKIDKEGADPAKIRAQLTEYNLVAEDFGGDTMFVDISAKNGTNIEALEEAVLLTADAALDLRANPDMEAQGVAIEAHLDRGRGPVATVLIQRGTLRVGDSVVAGDAYGRVRRMVDEHGEDVTEALPSRPVQVIGFTSVPGAGDNFLVVDEDRIARQIADRRSARKRNALAARTRKRISLEDLDSALKETSQLNLILKGDNSGTVEALEEALLGIEIDDEVELRVIDRGVGGVTETNVNLASASDAIIIGFNVRAEGKATELANREGVEIRYYSVIYQAIDEIQSALKGMLKPVYEEKELGRAEIRAIFRSSKVGNIAGCLVQSGIMRRNAKARLLRDNVVIAENLTVSSLKREKDDATEVREGYECGLTLTYSDIKEGDVIETYELVEKERV from the coding sequence GTGGCAGGTAAGGCCCGCGTACACGAGTTGGCCAAGGAACTCGGTGTCACCAGCAAGGAAGTTCTCGCCCGACTGAGCGATCAGGGCGAATTCGTCAAATCCGCATCATCGACGGTGGAAGCCCCCGTCGCACGCCGGCTGAGGGAATCGTTCGGCGGCGGTAAGCCCGACAAGGCCCCGGCGAAAGCCGCACCGGCCAGCGCGGCCGGGAACGGAGCGCCGGCACCCAAGCCCGCCCCCGTCTCCGATAGCGCTGTCGCGACCGCGCCGCCCGCGACGCCGGCACCCAAGCCGGCCGCTCCGGCTCCGGCCCCAGCCCCGGCTGCGCCGACTCCGGCGCCCCCCGCGCCGGCAGCCCCGGCGGCACCCGCGGCCTCGGCGGCCCCCGCCGCCCCCGCGGCACCTGCGCCGAGCAGCCCCGGGCCGACGCCCGGTCCCCGTCCGGGACCGGCCGCACCGAAGCCGGGCATGCCTCGGCCGCCGCGCGTCGGCAACAACCCGTTCTCCTCGGCTCAGCCGGTCGAGCGTCCCGCGCCGCGACCCCAGGGCCCGCGTCCCGGGCCCGGTGCCGGTGGCCCGCGTCCCGGCGCGCCGCGTCCGGGTGGAGCCACACCCGGCAACATGCCTCCTCGTCCGCCCGGCGCCCGACCCGGTGCGCCCGGTCGGCCCGGTGCCCCGCGTCCCGGTGGCGGTCCCCGTCCCGGCGGTGGCCCCGGTGGCGGTGGTCGTCCCGGCGGCGGCGGTGGCGGTAACTACCGCACCGGCGGTCCCGGCGGCGCCGGTGGCGCCGGAGGTGGCGCGGCTGCCGGCGGTTTCAGAGGCCGTCCCGGTGGCGGTGGTCCCGGTGGTGGCGGTGGTCGTCCCGGTCAGCGCGGTGGCGCGGCCGGCGCGTTCGGCCGTCCCGGCGGTGCCCCGCGTCGTGGCCGCAAGTCGAAGCGGGCCAAACGCGCCGAGTACGAGAGCATGCAGGCGCCCGTCGTCGGTGGCGTGCGGTTGCCGCACGGCAACGGCGAGACGATCCGGCTGGCCCGCGGCGCGTCGCTGAGCGACTTCGCCGAGAAGATCGACGCCAACCCGGCCGCATTGGTCCAGGCGCTGTTCAACCTCGGTGAGATGGTGACCGCGACGCAGTCGGTCGGTGACGAGACGCTCGAGCTGCTCGGCGGCGAGATGAACTACGTCGTGCAGGTCGTGTCGCCCGAAGACGAGGACCGCGAGCTGCTGGAGTCCTTTGACCTCACCTACGGCGAGGACGAAGGCGACGAGGGCGACCTGGAGGTCCGTCCGCCGGTGGTCACGGTCATGGGTCACGTCGACCACGGCAAGACCCGACTGCTGGACACGATCCGCAAGGCCAGCGTCCGCGAGGGCGAGGCCGGCGGCATCACTCAGCACATCGGTGCCTACCAGGTGACCGTCGAGCACGACGGTGTCGTGCGCCCGATCACCTTCATCGACACCCCGGGTCACGAGGCGTTCACCGCCATGCGTGCGCGCGGTGCGAAGGCCACCGACATCGCGATCCTGGTGGTCGCCGCCGACGACGGCGTCATGCCGCAGACGGTGGAGGCCATCAACCACGCGCAGGCCGCTGACGTGCCGATCGTGGTCGCGGTCAACAAGATCGACAAGGAGGGCGCCGACCCGGCCAAGATCCGGGCCCAGCTCACCGAGTACAACCTGGTTGCCGAGGACTTCGGTGGCGACACCATGTTCGTCGACATCTCGGCCAAGAACGGCACCAACATCGAGGCGCTGGAGGAGGCGGTCCTGCTGACCGCCGACGCGGCACTGGACCTGCGGGCCAACCCCGATATGGAAGCCCAGGGTGTGGCCATCGAGGCGCACCTGGACCGCGGCCGCGGCCCGGTGGCGACCGTGCTGATCCAGCGCGGCACGCTGCGGGTCGGCGACTCCGTGGTCGCCGGCGATGCCTACGGCCGGGTTCGCCGGATGGTCGACGAGCACGGCGAGGACGTCACCGAGGCGTTGCCGTCGCGACCGGTGCAGGTCATCGGCTTCACGTCGGTGCCAGGTGCCGGCGACAACTTCCTGGTTGTCGACGAGGATCGCATCGCACGCCAGATCGCCGACCGGCGTAGCGCGCGCAAGCGCAACGCACTGGCCGCTCGTACTCGCAAGCGCATCAGCCTGGAAGACCTGGATTCGGCACTGAAGGAAACCAGCCAGCTGAACCTGATCCTCAAGGGCGACAACTCGGGCACCGTCGAGGCGCTCGAGGAAGCCTTGCTGGGCATCGAGATCGACGACGAGGTGGAGTTGCGCGTCATCGACCGCGGTGTCGGTGGCGTCACCGAGACCAACGTCAACCTGGCGTCGGCATCGGACGCGATCATCATCGGGTTCAACGTGCGCGCCGAGGGCAAGGCCACCGAACTGGCCAACCGCGAGGGTGTGGAGATCCGGTACTACTCGGTGATCTACCAGGCGATCGACGAGATCCAGAGCGCGCTCAAGGGCATGCTCAAGCCGGTCTACGAGGAGAAGGAGCTCGGCCGCGCCGAGATCCGCGCGATCTTCCGGTCGTCGAAGGTCGGCAACATCGCCGGCTGCCTCGTGCAGTCCGGGATCATGCGGCGCAACGCCAAGGCGCGGTTGCTGCGTGACAACGTCGTCATCGCCGAGAACCTCACGGTCTCCTCGCTCAAGCGGGAGAAGGACGACGCCACCGAGGTGCGCGAGGGTTACGAATGCGGTCTCACGCTGACGTACTCCGACATCAAGGAAGGCGATGTCATCGAGACCTACGAGCTGGTCGAGAAGGAGCGCGTCTAG
- a CDS encoding YlxR family protein: MTVDCAVIQRETPTPERPHRRTEGPVRTCVGCRKRELAVDLLRVVAVSNGNGHCALTVDQAGNLPGRGAWLHPDDRCLQAAFRRRAFGRALRITGSPDTSAVVEYVEKSTGQTSPAREQAAKNMSTP; encoded by the coding sequence ATGACGGTAGACTGTGCCGTGATCCAGCGCGAGACTCCGACTCCCGAGAGACCGCATCGACGTACCGAAGGTCCGGTGCGGACATGTGTCGGGTGCCGGAAGCGAGAGTTGGCCGTCGATCTCCTCCGAGTGGTGGCTGTGTCGAACGGGAACGGCCATTGCGCCCTAACCGTTGATCAGGCAGGTAACCTCCCGGGGCGGGGTGCGTGGCTGCACCCCGACGACCGGTGCCTACAGGCAGCGTTCCGACGGCGAGCTTTCGGCCGAGCGTTGCGCATCACCGGTTCACCGGATACATCCGCGGTGGTCGAGTACGTCGAGAAATCGACGGGCCAGACCAGCCCGGCAAGAGAACAGGCAGCGAAGAACATGAGCACACCGTGA
- a CDS encoding NAD(P)-binding protein, with protein MAELGAAQSVDVLIAGAGPTGLTAADACVAAGSSVAVVERTGYVGGLARPATVAGHDVDLGGHRLLSATPEQRQVWLDFADRLGGISMSDIDRHSGILREGYVVSYPFDWRQFRHSAPLSVRARGAASLIAWKLTAPAGRTDDTLDDWVKNRYGPYLSEKFMAPHARKVFGIDPKNIPAAWASQRILSPRLASVLATALPRLRDSTRPDQPTDKFIYPHGGAGVLWSRLAASLGRKVDWLFDSTVAAISRSGDGRFTVAVSGPGGEHVVSCGRIIWTGRPDDLAASLGLTELSTAISQASGRRDLVVGVVRLPDAPPTWHGYQWLYTHDAGVRAHRFNNYGEWKTLNCPPGVIGLEYAVPSGEMFDVRSTASNDMSILLNGGSFEFLGSEMTADAYSNFDAAADLFGELDTALRRFGEGIIATGRQGAGIYINLDQARELGTRVGTLPAHCAGVVGRDGYSRYQEQAG; from the coding sequence TTGGCTGAACTCGGCGCTGCGCAGTCCGTCGACGTGCTCATCGCCGGAGCGGGTCCGACCGGCCTGACGGCAGCCGATGCGTGTGTGGCGGCCGGGTCTTCGGTGGCCGTCGTGGAGCGCACCGGATACGTCGGCGGGTTGGCCCGTCCGGCGACCGTGGCCGGGCATGACGTCGACCTCGGCGGTCACCGGCTGCTGTCGGCGACGCCGGAGCAGCGCCAGGTGTGGCTGGACTTCGCCGACCGGCTCGGCGGTATCTCGATGTCGGACATCGACCGGCACAGCGGGATCCTGCGGGAAGGCTACGTCGTCAGCTATCCCTTCGACTGGCGGCAGTTCCGCCATTCGGCGCCGCTGTCAGTGCGTGCCCGCGGGGCAGCCTCACTCATCGCCTGGAAGCTGACGGCGCCGGCCGGTCGCACCGACGACACCCTGGACGACTGGGTCAAGAACCGGTATGGGCCGTACCTGTCGGAGAAATTCATGGCCCCGCACGCCCGGAAGGTGTTCGGGATCGACCCGAAGAACATTCCGGCGGCGTGGGCCTCCCAGCGGATCCTCTCGCCGCGACTCGCCTCGGTACTGGCCACCGCGCTGCCGCGGCTGCGGGACTCGACGCGCCCCGATCAGCCGACCGACAAATTCATCTACCCGCACGGCGGGGCAGGAGTCCTGTGGTCGCGCCTGGCCGCATCGCTGGGAAGGAAAGTCGACTGGCTGTTCGACTCCACCGTGGCTGCCATCAGCAGATCCGGGGACGGACGATTCACCGTCGCCGTGTCGGGGCCCGGCGGAGAACATGTCGTGTCCTGCGGCCGGATCATCTGGACCGGGCGACCTGATGACCTGGCCGCAAGCCTGGGGCTGACCGAGCTGTCCACGGCGATCTCGCAGGCCTCGGGACGCCGAGACCTCGTCGTCGGCGTGGTGCGACTGCCGGACGCGCCGCCGACCTGGCACGGCTACCAGTGGCTGTACACCCACGACGCCGGCGTGCGGGCGCACCGGTTCAACAACTACGGCGAGTGGAAGACGTTGAACTGCCCGCCGGGCGTCATCGGCCTGGAGTACGCCGTGCCGTCCGGGGAGATGTTCGACGTCCGGTCCACCGCGTCGAATGACATGTCGATCCTGCTCAACGGGGGTTCCTTCGAGTTCCTCGGATCCGAGATGACCGCCGACGCGTATTCCAACTTCGACGCCGCCGCCGACCTGTTCGGCGAGCTCGACACGGCGCTTCGCCGGTTCGGCGAGGGGATCATCGCAACGGGGCGTCAGGGAGCCGGGATCTACATCAACCTCGACCAGGCCAGGGAGCTGGGCACCCGGGTGGGCACCTTGCCCGCCCACTGTGCGGGCGTGGTCGGGCGGGACGGTTACTCGCGGTATCAGGAGCAAGCGGGCTGA
- the nusA gene encoding transcription termination factor NusA — MNIDMTALHAIEIDRGISVDELLDTIKTALLTAYRHTEGHQPDARIEIDRKSGAVQVIARETDDDGNLISEWDDTPEGFGRVAATTARQVMLQRFRDAENERSYGEFSAREGDIVAGVIQRDARANARGLVVVRLGSETKGAEGVIPAAEQVPGETYEHGDRLRCYVVGVSRGAREPLITLSRTHPNLVRKLFSLEVPEIADNSVEIVAVAREAGHRSKIAVNSKVPGLNAKGACIGPMGQRVRNVMSELSGEKIDIIDFDEDPARFVANALSPAKVVSVSVIDANTRAARVVVPDFQLSLAIGKEGQNARLAARLTGWRIDIRSDAAAPEADPHPAASHDVEH, encoded by the coding sequence ATGAACATCGACATGACCGCCCTGCATGCGATCGAGATCGATCGCGGCATCTCGGTCGACGAGTTGCTCGACACCATCAAGACTGCGTTGCTGACCGCCTACCGGCACACCGAGGGGCATCAGCCCGACGCGCGCATCGAGATCGACCGCAAAAGCGGTGCGGTGCAGGTGATTGCGCGCGAGACTGATGACGACGGCAACCTGATCAGCGAATGGGACGACACGCCAGAGGGATTCGGCCGGGTGGCGGCGACGACGGCCCGCCAGGTCATGCTGCAGCGATTCCGCGACGCCGAGAACGAGCGCAGCTACGGGGAGTTCTCCGCCCGCGAGGGCGACATCGTCGCCGGTGTCATCCAGCGCGACGCCCGCGCGAACGCACGCGGCCTGGTCGTTGTGCGGCTCGGCAGTGAAACCAAGGGCGCCGAAGGTGTCATCCCGGCCGCCGAGCAGGTGCCCGGAGAAACCTACGAGCACGGCGACCGGTTGCGCTGCTACGTCGTCGGAGTCAGCCGCGGTGCGCGCGAACCTCTTATCACGCTGTCGCGCACCCACCCGAACCTGGTTCGCAAGCTGTTCTCTCTCGAGGTGCCCGAGATCGCCGATAACTCGGTCGAGATCGTCGCGGTGGCTCGGGAGGCCGGACACCGGTCCAAGATCGCCGTCAACTCGAAGGTTCCGGGACTCAACGCGAAGGGTGCCTGCATCGGCCCGATGGGCCAGCGGGTGCGCAACGTGATGAGCGAACTGTCCGGCGAGAAGATCGACATCATCGACTTCGACGAGGACCCGGCGCGATTCGTCGCCAACGCACTGTCGCCGGCGAAGGTCGTCTCCGTCTCCGTGATCGATGCGAACACCCGCGCGGCGCGGGTGGTGGTGCCCGACTTCCAGCTGTCGCTGGCGATCGGCAAGGAAGGGCAGAACGCCCGACTGGCCGCCCGCTTGACCGGGTGGCGCATCGACATCCGCAGCGACGCGGCGGCGCCGGAAGCGGACCCGCACCCTGCCGCGTCGCACGACGTGGAGCACTGA
- the rimP gene encoding ribosome maturation factor RimP has translation MAGRSTGLPTQKQVIELLDGEFVRAGYEIEDVLIDSRPQPPRITVIADGDKPLDLDAVAALSRSAAALLDDLISGDDAYVLEVTSPGVDRPLTAEKHFRRAHTRLVDAELADGTTVTARLGMVSDDAVDLVVRERNDWTVRRVPLADIVKAVVQVEFSPPKPRELELAGAAGTEAEA, from the coding sequence GTGGCTGGCCGTTCTACGGGGCTACCAACCCAGAAGCAGGTGATCGAGCTACTCGATGGTGAGTTCGTGCGCGCCGGATACGAAATCGAAGACGTCCTCATCGACAGCCGCCCGCAGCCGCCGCGCATCACCGTCATCGCCGACGGCGACAAGCCGCTGGACTTGGACGCCGTCGCCGCGCTGTCCCGCTCGGCCGCGGCACTGCTGGACGACCTGATCAGCGGCGACGACGCTTACGTTCTCGAAGTCACATCGCCCGGGGTGGACCGGCCGTTGACCGCCGAAAAGCATTTTCGCCGTGCGCACACCCGCTTGGTCGACGCCGAACTGGCCGACGGAACGACAGTCACCGCCCGGTTGGGCATGGTGTCCGACGACGCCGTCGACCTGGTGGTGCGCGAACGCAACGATTGGACGGTGCGCCGGGTTCCGCTGGCTGACATCGTCAAAGCTGTTGTCCAAGTTGAGTTTTCACCACCAAAGCCACGCGAGCTCGAACTTGCGGGAGCAGCCGGAACGGAGGCCGAAGCATGA
- a CDS encoding ferritin-like domain-containing protein: MTSPTSPTSPTPSTTQNPDRPSDAAAAALFDAVATEHAAIYGYGIVSAHSSPDENDLVSDAMAQHRERREAAIAMLTGRSVKAPVPAAGYQLPMAVNTPTDAGNLAIRMEDDCATAWRAVIEHATTDQDRVFGVSALTETAVLTARWKQVLGIRPLTEAFPGGTE, translated from the coding sequence ATGACGTCACCGACCTCACCGACATCTCCGACTCCGTCGACCACCCAGAATCCCGACCGCCCGTCCGATGCCGCCGCGGCGGCGCTGTTCGACGCGGTGGCCACCGAGCACGCGGCGATCTACGGGTACGGCATCGTGTCGGCCCACAGCTCCCCCGACGAGAACGACCTGGTCTCCGACGCGATGGCGCAGCACCGGGAGCGACGCGAAGCCGCCATCGCGATGCTGACCGGCCGTTCGGTCAAGGCCCCGGTGCCGGCCGCCGGATATCAGCTGCCGATGGCGGTGAACACCCCGACCGACGCGGGCAATCTCGCCATCCGCATGGAAGATGACTGCGCGACCGCCTGGCGTGCGGTGATCGAGCACGCGACGACCGATCAGGACCGCGTCTTCGGGGTCAGCGCGCTGACCGAGACAGCGGTTCTGACGGCACGCTGGAAGCAGGTGCTGGGTATCCGGCCGCTGACCGAGGCGTTCCCGGGCGGCACCGAGTAA